The genomic DNA ACCATGCACCACACCCGCAAGAGCCACCAAAGCCACATTCACAGAATGTCCCTTGGTATACAAAGGCGCATCGCTGTTTGTATACAACCAGGGAGAAATAACGCCAGGAATATTTCCCCAACATGATTTGCATCCCCGAAGCTGTGGCCCGTTTACCGTATCGAGGATTATTCGTGTTGAGCCAGGCGATGTTGAGGCCGAGGATTACGTAGAttccagctgctgctacGAAGCAGCCGAAGTAGAGGACTCCGGGGCCTGTTCCAGTTAATCCAGCGCCTACGAGGATGGCGTAGCCTGTTGCTGAGAtgaaggcgaagatggagGCGAAAGGGCCACGGAGTTGGGTTCGGTCGCTGAACCATGCTACGATTAGGTAGCTTATGGCTCCTGTGGCGTAGCACGGCACAGTGTAAAGCTGGACAATGGCGGTGCTAGCATCTGGGAAGATCTCCCTGATGATGGTGGGTAGGAATGTGGCATAAGCGTAATGTGACACATTGCCACAGAATCTATTCAGTCCTGTTAGGACGGACAGAGTAGAATTGAAAAATATAAAGCAGTACTCACTGTGTCAATGAGAAGACATATGTCTTCCAACCTTCATGCCAAGTCTGAAATCTGCCCCGTCGAATTCGTTGGTAGTCCCTTGGGCGGCTCTGCGTGCCTTAACAAGTGCTCGTTCCTCCTcgttgaggaagaaggcagtGTCAGCGTCGTCCGCTAGTCCCCAGATACAATAAAGGCCGAGAATGATTGTTGGTAATCCTTGAATGATCACTGGTCCACGTCAGTAATGCTCGCACCAGAGATAGGCATTTCGTACAGATCCATCTCCATCCACTCATTCCTGCCAATCCTGCGAAAAGAGTCAGCACTCATCTTGAAATTTCTCGGGAAGTTCTGACTGACCATCCATAAATCCAATACCATATGCGAGTAGTCCAGCAACGGAACCGGAAATAGCGGCGGAAACGAACAAGTAACCCGTGCGTAGCGCGATTTCCTGGCGCGTATAGAATAGGGTCAAGTAGATGACTAGGCCTGGAAACAAGCCAGCCTCCGTCAGTCCAAGCAAAACACGACATGCGAGAAGCCCTCCATAAGTCTGCGTGAAGCCCGAGAACGTCGCAACGAAGCCCCACGAGATGGTGATGAATGCAATCCAGCGTGACGGACGCACGTAGTGCTTCATGACCAAGTTGCTTGGAAGCTCGAATGCGACATAAGTTGGAAACAATACCGTGATCGCAACTGAGAACTCATAGCCTGTCTCCTGGTTCATGCCTAGGTCTTCTTCGAGGCCGTACAGTCTTGCATTTCCCAGATTAACACGATCAATGAACGACATGAGATAGAGCAGCATGACCAAAGGACTGTCTTCTGATCAGCCGGGACACTGCTAGCGACGAAGTTCGTACATACATCAGCCATCTGTCAATCTTGCGCACGAGACGCTTCTCCTTTGCAGGATCGATTAAAGCGAGAACGCTCGCTTGGTGTTGCACATCTTGGTCTTGTCTTTCTACATGTTCGCCAGACAGGTCCTCGTCCGCCTTCTCGTCCTTACGATCAGAAGCAGAATCATCGGAGTCTGTTCGCTGTGGGTAATCGCTACGATCCTTCTTTCTGAAGCTTAGTACCGCCATACTGGCACTACTGTTCATAACAAGACTGCGAAAGCACCTAACGTTTCACAAAAGGAGCGAACATGTGAACCATACATATTCTTTCCCCTCCCACCTACTCCACGTCGCCTACAACGCAGGATTCGAGTCCAGCATCGTCATTCGAGGTGACTACCAAGTCCCAAGCGACGGGTTCGTGAGGAGCTTGACATTGGCAAGGCCATCGCGGCGATCTGTAGCGTGCGAGCCATGCGCCAGTGACGCACGCCAAATTCAGTCGTATCGAAGTACACCACGGACCTATCGCCGATATGATATTGTTAGATCGTGCAAGCGAGAAGGAATCTTGTTGTGATTGCTTTGCTCGTCTTGGTGGAAATGAAGAGTTGAAGTCGCGAAGTCGCGTTACGAGCAAGGAGTTTGAAGCATATTCTTGATCGGTTACAAGGATGTGACTTTTGCCGAACTGCCCCTTCCTCTGGTGGGGCGCCCATTGCAGGCTAGCGTAGCACAAAGTAAACAATTAAATCCACTACACTTCGAACATCTATGAGCGAGAAATCAGAACATGCGAGGAAGCAGTCAAGAGCAAGACAAGCAAAGCACACGCGAAGCCATTCCAGGATGATCACCCTCTTATACCAGATCCCAGCGCTCATCTTGGCACTATGGCTCTTCACCGCGTATATGACAAGATCATTCCCAACCATCATGGGCAAGCGCATCTGCCTCGTCATCGCCCACCCGGACGACGAAGCAATGTTCTTCGCGCCAACACTTCGCTACCTCTCCAACCCGGAGCTCGGAAACCAAATCGTCATCATCTGCTTCAGCAGCGGTGATGCCGACGGCCTAGGACACATCCGCAAAAAGGAGCTCATAGACTCAGCACTTTTACTCGGAGTCCGCAAACCAGAGCACGTCTTCGCGATAGAAGACAAGAATTTTCCAGATTCAATGACAGCAACGTGGGATGCGAAATTGATCTCGCAAACGCTGCTCAAAGCCTTCGCTCCCAATGCTAGCAGTACGCCTACGAATAAGGCCCCAGAAGCGAACATTGATGTCCTGATCACGTTCGACGAGGGAGGAGTCAGCGGACATCCGAATCACATCTCGCTTTTACACGGCTGTACGACGTTTTTGAAGACATTGATGCAGCGTCATACAGGGTGGGAGAATCCGGTGAAGCTTTATACACTCACGTCAGTAAACATAGTGAGGAAGTATAGCAGCATACTGGACTCGGCGGCGAGCGTTCTGGCAACTGTCTTGGGTTCCAAAGAGAAAGGAGCTTTTCCCAATCCTTTGCTTATGGTAAGCTCGCCCGGAGATGTGAGGAAGGCGCAGCAAGCGATGACAAATGCACATGTCAGTCAGATGCGATGGTTCAGATGGGGGTGGATTGGGATTTCTCGATACATGGTCGTGAACGATTTGAAGAAACGGAAGGGCGTGTAAATATGGTAAAATTGCCATAATAGATCATGGTCTAAAGAGCTCTCCGCAGAAGCACATCTTTATGTCATTATGACattaaaagtaagctatgtTCATTCATCTGGTGTGATTCCTTGATCCGTGACGCCTCGCTATGCAATCAAATAATAGTGCAGAAACTCAACTAGTATCCATAGGCTGAGCCCCTATGCCCAGGCTGTTGAACCACTCCGTTGTCGCTATCTTGATAAAATGTGTTGCGCTTATCTTCGTCCATCAATGGCTCTTGGATCTCCCAGCTGTggttcttctcctccacgcTGAATTCGAGATCTTCCTGAGTAATGCTGTCCCAGTACTTGTAGACCATCATAACGGCCAGCAAGTTGAGTAGAGTTGCGACAAATAGTCCGTCCACGTAATGCTCCACGTTTTCGCAAATGATCTCGCTGAACGCATACATCAGGACTTGTCCAATGATGAGAGCGAGGACTCCGACAATGATGTGCAGCAGTGGCCATCTTTGTTCCAGTGTTCCGAGGACCAGAATCACCTGGCAAACAACGTAGACGGCCAGGTAGATCGCGCTGAAGAGGTATACCACCACAAACAATCCGATTGTGCTCTCCGGTCCGAGTCCTCCCCAGCCTTTGAATGTCAAAAGTGACACAGCGAACGAGATGAGAGCCATGATAGTGCTGCAGCCGTAGATGAGCCAGATCGAGAGTGTCGTGCCATCTTCGTACATTGCGAATCCGACGAATCCACTAATCATCAGGCAGATGCAGGTTGCTGATACCAGTCCGCACTGGGCAGCCACGAAGTATGCGTATGCGCCGCTTGAGGGAGGAACCACGCCGCAGTCGATGACCAAGGAGCACATCGTAAGTAAGGTGTATAGGTAGAAGAAAGAAGTCATCTCTTTGCGCCCTGTTTATGCGATTAGCCATATGCTCCTCCCAAACCCTGTGGTATTCCAGTTCTCCTGCACCTACCCACTGCTGTGAACTTGCTCCGCACGTGAATGATCATGACGACCAACATCACGAGGGCCAGAATGTGCGCGAAACCAGTCGCGCCTTGGAATATTATCGTGTTCGCCAGTTCGATGGATCGCGCGTAGCAGGTCGTCTGCACGCTATTGGTGCCTGTGATCGGCGAAGGGGGCCCTACCAGAGGACACAGCGGGAGAGGGACCTTGTCGCATATCGACACAAAGTCACCGAAGCCCATGGTGGAGGTATTGGTCGCACGTCTGGCGCAGTGCGGTGGTGGGCGTGGTCGGAGTGGTCGGACGGAGAAATGTTGGTGACTCGCAGTCGGCTGGTATGCGCAGCGGGCGTTCTTATCAATGCGTGGATAAGTACTTGGCTGGAGTCGTCAACGGCTGCTGGGAGGGCCGAACGATGGGGCTGGGTAACGAGTGTGGTGTTTCAGCGCTTGGATGGGCGAGCGCAAACAAGAGGAAGGGGCGTTCGGAAGATCCTTGTCTAGCAACGACCATCCTGGAAATAGCATCACGCTAGCCTCTTCCAACCTCCTTTTGCCAAGCCTGCGCCTGTACACGCTTCACTTTTGCACAACTCGTCCACTTCAGTTGTGCATCGACATGGCTGACGAAGAGAAGCCCAGAAACCGCAAGGAGCGGCGGGCGGCCGCGAAAGAAACTGGCAAGCCTGTCGAAGCACCCACGAAGATGCCCAAACTTAAGATGGCCAAGCCTGATTACGATGCTCGTCCAGCCAAAGGCACAACTTTACTTGACTTGTACGAAcagaagaaggagcttctGGAAAAGGGCCAGCCTTTCGACAATAAGTACTCCGATGGCGTCCCGCGAGGTGAAAGTGGCAACATCCTTGATGTCGGGCTAGGAGACAACGAACCTATCGGGCCTGTTGGAAATGCCTTCTTCTGGTCGGTCTGCTTGAGTATGCTGCATTTCACTCTGGACGTCATGACATACAACCAATACGCACAAGACATCATATGGCCTGCCATATTCCGACGGTCCGGTACCATCTTGCCTATTCTCTTCATCGCTATtttgatgatgaagtcggaTCTGGCGTACAAGCTGGGCGTGGTCAGGCAGCTCCTGTTTCTTGTCGCAGCAGTGGGGGCAGGATGCTATTTGATTCATGTGGGCAATTCCTACGGCTACTTTGCGGTAATGAAACAGGCTCCACCACTTGGCACATTCTGGATCTACAGCGTCGTCGAGCTGGACAAGTGGTATGCTGTTGCCAGCCTGGGACTGAATTTTGCATTTCTGCTATGGAACGGCTATACGTTCTTCTGAGACAGTATCTGAGACTATGGGAAAAGGGTTGGCACTTGTACCGCAGGCTTCTGAGCATCAGCAATGACAGCAGAAGTCCTCGTCGATGGTCCAGGCTGCGAGAGGTTCTCCCAATTCATGTTGGACATCGTCTCTAGGTCTGCTGGGTCGAAAGTCGTAGCAGGCTGAGCAGga from Cercospora beticola chromosome 3, complete sequence includes the following:
- the CHS7 gene encoding Chitin synthase, class 7 codes for the protein MGFGDFVSICDKVPLPLCPLVGPPSPITGTNSVQTTCYARSIELANTIIFQGATGFAHILALVMLVVMIIHVRSKFTAVGRKEMTSFFYLYTLLTMCSLVIDCGVVPPSSGAYAYFVAAQCGLVSATCICLMISGFVGFAMYEDGTTLSIWLIYGCSTIMALISFAVSLLTFKGWGGLGPESTIGLFVVVYLFSAIYLAVYVVCQVILVLGTLEQRWPLLHIIVGVLALIIGQVLMYAFSEIICENVEHYVDGLFVATLLNLLAVMMVYKYWDSITQEDLEFSVEEKNHSWEIQEPLMDEDKRNTFYQDSDNGVVQQPGHRGSAYGY
- a CDS encoding uncharacterized protein (antiSMASH:Cluster_10); its protein translation is MITLLYQIPALILALWLFTAYMTRSFPTIMGKRICLVIAHPDDEAMFFAPTLRYLSNPELGNQIVIICFSSGDADGLGHIRKKELIDSALLLGVRKPEHVFAIEDKNFPDSMTATWDAKLISQTLLKAFAPNASSTPTNKAPEANIDVLITFDEGGVSGHPNHISLLHGCTTFLKTLMQRHTGWENPVKLYTLTSVNIVRKYSSILDSAASVLATVLGSKEKGAFPNPLLMVSSPGDVRKAQQAMTNAHVSQMRWFRWGWIGISRYMVVNDLKKRKGV
- a CDS encoding uncharacterized protein (antiSMASH:Cluster_10~SMCOG1106:major facilitator transporter), whose product is MAVLSFRKKDRSDYPQRTDSDDSASDRKDEKADEDLSGEHVERQDQDVQHQASVLALIDPAKEKRLVRKIDRWLIPLVMLLYLMSFIDRVNLGNARLYGLEEDLGMNQETGYEFSVAITVLFPTYVAFELPSNLVMKHYVRPSRWIAFITISWGFVATFSGFTQTYGGLLACRVLLGLTEAGLFPGLVIYLTLFYTRQEIALRTGYLFVSAAISGSVAGLLAYGIGFMDGLAGMSGWRWILIIQGLPTIILGLYCIWGLADDADTAFFLNEEERALVKARRAAQGTTNEFDGADFRLGMKVGRHIFCGNVSHYAYATFLPTIIREIFPDASTAIVQLYTVPCYATGAISYLIVAWFSDRTQLRGPFASIFAFISATGYAILVGAGLTGTGPGVLYFGCFVAAAGIYVILGLNIAWLNTNNPRYGKRATASGMQIMLGKYSWRYFSLVVYKQRCAFVYQGTFCECGFGGSCGCGAWFHVLLFYVGE